The following are from one region of the Phycisphaeraceae bacterium genome:
- a CDS encoding class I SAM-dependent methyltransferase — protein sequence MRPFFVLSSARAGSTSLARILDQASNGSCAVEPVPNLNVESRLALEGRLAEPKTILEQSVLPRVKSAGNRIYGEKNVTYAPFVGLLHELCDARFVLLTRDGRDVVRSLIDWHDRLFGTVYREANDPGELSVIARRNAANLLVHLDSSDFARPRPLPGEPLYERWPSATRFEMCAYYWARIYDLYLDQLARLPEGSWIQLDYTRAGPDDLLHVADFLELQGLDRANVASMLDARINSLKDRCDEAPTFPDWTQWNGAQRRDFETIAGPTMRRLNYWTDNATLWKPPAFGACWRERAADLAWYEWMYEGRRRMHDDAISWIRSHDSTERINSVMDFGCGVGVGYSSELADRTYIGVDLAESSIAWARQHRTNPKHQYLALDFIANPPAQAADLVMSSGTIDNAYDPERYLDAMIAASRRWIYVTCYRGWFPELTDHRFLWSSEHGCYYADLSPSRLREHLERRGCTHISIAPRPTGRTDIPHETLLIARVPDRSTA from the coding sequence ATGCGACCGTTCTTCGTCCTGTCCAGTGCCCGGGCAGGTTCAACTTCACTTGCGCGCATTCTCGATCAAGCCTCCAATGGCTCTTGCGCGGTCGAGCCGGTTCCGAATCTCAATGTCGAGTCCCGCCTTGCCCTCGAAGGAAGACTTGCAGAACCCAAAACCATCCTCGAGCAGTCTGTTCTGCCACGCGTCAAAAGCGCCGGCAACCGAATCTATGGCGAAAAGAACGTCACGTACGCCCCCTTCGTCGGCCTCCTTCACGAACTTTGCGACGCACGCTTCGTCCTCCTGACGCGCGACGGCCGCGATGTCGTCCGCTCCCTTATCGACTGGCACGATCGCCTCTTCGGCACGGTGTACCGCGAAGCCAACGACCCCGGTGAACTCTCCGTGATTGCCCGCCGCAATGCCGCGAATTTGCTTGTCCACCTTGATTCCTCGGACTTCGCCCGGCCCCGACCTCTGCCCGGCGAGCCTCTATACGAACGCTGGCCGAGCGCAACCCGGTTCGAAATGTGCGCTTACTACTGGGCCCGCATTTACGATCTTTATCTCGATCAACTCGCGCGACTGCCCGAAGGCTCATGGATCCAGCTCGATTACACCCGCGCCGGCCCCGACGACCTCCTTCACGTCGCGGACTTCCTCGAACTCCAAGGCCTCGATCGCGCCAATGTCGCTTCCATGCTCGATGCTCGCATCAACTCGCTCAAGGATCGCTGCGACGAGGCGCCGACCTTCCCCGACTGGACACAATGGAACGGCGCACAACGCCGCGACTTCGAGACCATCGCAGGCCCAACCATGCGCCGCCTCAACTATTGGACCGACAACGCCACGCTCTGGAAGCCTCCAGCCTTTGGTGCTTGCTGGCGCGAACGCGCTGCCGATCTCGCTTGGTACGAATGGATGTACGAAGGTCGCCGACGCATGCACGACGACGCCATTTCATGGATCCGCAGCCATGACTCCACCGAACGCATCAACTCTGTCATGGACTTTGGTTGTGGCGTGGGCGTCGGCTACTCGAGCGAACTGGCCGACCGCACCTATATCGGCGTCGATCTGGCAGAAAGCAGCATTGCCTGGGCACGCCAGCATCGCACCAATCCGAAACACCAATACCTCGCCCTCGATTTCATTGCAAACCCGCCAGCACAAGCTGCCGACCTCGTCATGTCGAGCGGCACCATCGACAACGCCTACGACCCCGAACGCTACCTCGACGCCATGATCGCGGCTTCACGACGCTGGATCTATGTCACCTGTTATCGAGGCTGGTTCCCTGAACTCACCGACCACCGTTTCCTCTGGTCGAGCGAGCACGGCTGCTACTACGCCGACCTCAGCCCAAGCCGCCTGCGCGAACATCTCGAACGCCGAGGCTGCACTCACATCTCCATCGCACCTCGCCCGACCGGTCGCACCGACATCCCGCACGAAACGCTGCTCATCGCGCGCGTGCCCGACAGGAGCACCGCATGA
- a CDS encoding sulfotransferase domain-containing protein — MNPPVTVVVIQSLSYTGTTWLNLVLGSHKDAFALGPCDRPFSLDVSKAAEACRVHGAECAFWPEFYRTLGNKNFFVHLSRVSGKRVIVTNNPLPNGAGRALNHPDIVVKPIDLVRDGRGVAWSYAHKHPNESFFDGVKNWLTPAMEGMECDPGSSDRLFLRYEDILADQVGMLSNVGRFVGLEYDDSALRFWEHDHHAAAGNAGPVFMIKLHQGLPLPGFARDREFYQEQYDKARANPEHQFESERWRLQLTPRELFVFEYFCGRVNAKLGYEPSRFTLEEVREFSAELKLALELPPEDEVPSRDRATPSRAADHHAVAASAIDASGTMSAHQYEQPVGVKPRIAAIAVVVFALAIGLVSIMAATGVFG; from the coding sequence ATGAATCCGCCGGTCACGGTTGTGGTGATCCAATCGCTGAGTTACACGGGAACCACATGGCTGAATCTTGTGCTGGGTTCGCACAAGGATGCTTTCGCGCTCGGCCCATGTGACCGTCCATTTTCGCTGGATGTGTCGAAGGCGGCTGAGGCATGCCGGGTTCATGGCGCGGAGTGTGCGTTCTGGCCTGAGTTTTACAGGACATTGGGCAACAAGAACTTCTTTGTACACCTATCGCGGGTATCGGGCAAGCGGGTCATCGTAACGAACAACCCCCTGCCAAATGGGGCAGGGCGGGCGCTGAACCACCCGGACATCGTTGTCAAACCGATCGACTTGGTGCGCGATGGGCGCGGGGTGGCGTGGAGCTATGCGCACAAGCACCCTAATGAGTCGTTTTTCGATGGCGTCAAGAATTGGCTCACGCCTGCGATGGAAGGGATGGAGTGCGATCCGGGCAGTTCGGACCGGTTATTTCTGCGGTATGAAGACATACTTGCGGACCAGGTCGGGATGCTCAGTAACGTGGGGAGGTTTGTGGGGCTTGAGTATGACGACTCTGCTTTGAGGTTCTGGGAGCACGACCATCATGCGGCTGCGGGCAATGCAGGGCCGGTGTTCATGATCAAGCTTCACCAGGGGCTGCCGCTGCCGGGGTTTGCGCGTGATCGGGAGTTCTATCAGGAACAGTATGACAAGGCGCGAGCAAACCCGGAACACCAGTTTGAATCGGAACGGTGGCGATTGCAGTTGACGCCCCGCGAGTTGTTTGTGTTCGAGTATTTTTGCGGGCGTGTGAACGCGAAGCTTGGGTATGAGCCGAGTCGATTTACGCTCGAAGAGGTACGCGAGTTCAGCGCGGAGCTGAAGCTCGCGCTGGAGTTGCCGCCGGAGGATGAGGTTCCGTCGCGTGATCGCGCTACACCATCGCGAGCCGCAGATCACCATGCAGTCGCGGCGTCGGCGATCGATGCGTCCGGTACGATGAGCGCGCACCAGTACGAGCAGCCGGTGGGGGTCAAGCCGCGCATCGCGGCGATAGCGGTTGTTGTGTTTGCACTGGCCATCGGTCTTGTGTCGATCATGGCTGCGACGGGAGTGTTCGGATGA
- a CDS encoding class I SAM-dependent methyltransferase has translation MNVEALVERTRATRDRMLESMVGRPSEQSARGHLLGYDTDDKIRGWITLYKDAVIPCIRSFEGSTGLDLGCWSGLGTSLLSELGARRVIGVDLNEDLMAFADVWSREMEFDRVSFASNPGGVVPLRDETMDWVYVNQVFCNMPRSGFEQALAEIARVLRRGGRLVLCDSNNPHCPATLARLAAAYRAREFGAGDESKPAGPVYKERCRFIRSLLPDTDDRTIELLADNTCYMWGDELSRAIHAYAHAGQMPSSRFIDGCARAPVQPYSGIPTGNVTDPFWFAARLEALGVSVSINTAAGEGPDDPAELLDLLRQSQSFYVLGTKR, from the coding sequence GTGAATGTGGAAGCGCTCGTCGAGCGTACGCGCGCGACGCGGGACAGGATGCTCGAGAGCATGGTTGGCAGGCCGAGCGAGCAATCGGCTCGAGGGCACCTGCTCGGGTACGACACGGACGACAAGATCCGTGGCTGGATCACGCTGTATAAGGATGCGGTGATTCCGTGCATTCGTTCGTTCGAGGGGTCTACGGGGCTTGATCTCGGATGTTGGTCAGGTCTCGGCACGAGCCTGCTGAGTGAGCTCGGGGCGCGGCGCGTGATCGGGGTAGATCTCAACGAGGATCTGATGGCATTTGCCGACGTGTGGTCGCGCGAGATGGAGTTTGATCGTGTCAGTTTTGCTTCCAATCCGGGCGGTGTCGTTCCGTTACGGGATGAGACGATGGATTGGGTGTATGTGAATCAGGTGTTCTGCAACATGCCACGCAGCGGTTTTGAGCAGGCGCTTGCGGAAATCGCGCGCGTGCTGCGCAGGGGCGGGCGACTGGTGCTGTGCGATTCAAATAATCCGCATTGCCCGGCAACGCTGGCGCGATTGGCGGCAGCGTATCGGGCGCGCGAGTTTGGCGCTGGCGATGAGTCAAAACCAGCCGGCCCCGTGTACAAGGAGCGTTGTCGATTCATTCGGTCGCTGCTGCCCGACACGGATGATCGTACGATTGAGTTGCTTGCAGACAATACGTGTTACATGTGGGGGGATGAACTGTCGCGTGCAATTCACGCGTATGCGCATGCCGGGCAGATGCCTTCGAGTCGATTCATCGATGGATGCGCTCGTGCACCAGTCCAGCCATACTCGGGCATCCCGACCGGCAACGTGACGGATCCATTCTGGTTTGCTGCGAGGCTCGAGGCGCTCGGTGTGTCAGTATCGATCAACACCGCAGCGGGAGAAGGCCCCGACGACCCGGCGGAGCTGCTCGATCTCTTGCGACAGAGTCAGTCGTTCTATGTGCTCGGGACGAAACGCTGA
- a CDS encoding M48 family metalloprotease, with product MNSVKTAILLGALMGVFVAVGGMLGREFLWPALFFGVIVNSIAFFFSDTIAIKAMRGRELTPETGGDVYRMVDRLRQQADLPMPRVYLCPHQAPNAFATGRSPKKAAVAFTQGALDLLSPMELEGVAAHELAHIKNRDTLTSTIAATIAGTLAFVAQWGFLLMSGRREGVNPLVSIVVLIIAAVGAALIQAMISRTREYAADAEGAAIAGSPNGLMSALTKLESYSKRVPLVQPNPAQNNLFIVEPFTGSKGLTSMFATHPPTAKRLAALAKLR from the coding sequence ATGAACTCAGTCAAAACCGCGATTCTGCTCGGCGCTCTGATGGGCGTGTTTGTCGCTGTTGGTGGCATGCTCGGGCGCGAGTTCCTCTGGCCCGCGCTGTTCTTTGGCGTGATTGTCAACTCGATCGCGTTTTTCTTCTCGGACACGATCGCCATCAAAGCCATGCGAGGCCGCGAGCTCACACCCGAAACCGGCGGCGACGTGTACCGCATGGTCGACCGCCTCCGTCAGCAGGCCGACCTGCCCATGCCTCGCGTCTACCTCTGCCCTCATCAGGCCCCGAACGCCTTTGCCACCGGACGAAGCCCGAAGAAGGCTGCGGTCGCATTCACGCAAGGTGCGCTCGACCTGCTCAGCCCGATGGAACTGGAAGGAGTGGCAGCCCACGAACTGGCACATATCAAGAACCGCGACACTCTCACCTCCACGATCGCTGCAACAATTGCGGGTACGCTCGCGTTTGTCGCGCAGTGGGGCTTCCTGCTTATGAGTGGTCGGCGCGAGGGTGTGAATCCGCTCGTGTCGATCGTTGTTCTGATCATTGCGGCTGTGGGTGCCGCGCTGATTCAAGCGATGATCAGCCGCACGCGCGAGTACGCAGCGGATGCCGAGGGTGCGGCTATCGCGGGCTCACCCAATGGTCTGATGAGCGCTCTGACCAAACTGGAGTCGTATTCGAAGCGCGTCCCGCTTGTGCAGCCGAACCCTGCCCAGAACAACCTCTTCATCGTCGAGCCGTTCACAGGCTCGAAAGGTTTGACAAGCATGTTCGCGACGCATCCGCCGACCGCAAAGCGCCTTGCCGCGCTCGCAAAGCTCAGGTGA
- a CDS encoding sulfite exporter TauE/SafE family protein, whose protein sequence is MELLHILIASLIGLSAGVVGGLAGIGGSIIMLPALALIYGYSGPDKNEHHLYMAAAMLVNVVVAYFSSREHAKAKAVRRDLVKVILPVMAVTILLGVFASNQFEGRIAKAGLVIFLLCYCAANLVSAARRREEPKPDQQRGGNLLLGCIGAITGFMAGFLGIGGGIVMVPLLQIFARIPIRQAIASSTAIMWVTAIIGSAFKLSTLAEHQQHWIDAVVLAAPMGLGAVFGARIGAILTHKLKLPFLKVAISVLLGAAAIRMALPSSRPAAKFDTETHDVLPDRHDEPALPVPEP, encoded by the coding sequence GTGGAACTGCTGCACATCCTGATAGCTTCGCTCATTGGGCTTAGTGCCGGGGTGGTCGGCGGGCTTGCCGGCATCGGGGGCTCGATCATCATGCTCCCCGCGCTCGCCTTGATCTATGGCTATTCGGGCCCGGACAAGAATGAACATCATCTCTATATGGCAGCCGCGATGCTGGTTAATGTCGTGGTCGCGTACTTCTCGAGTCGTGAACATGCAAAGGCCAAGGCCGTGCGCAGGGATCTGGTCAAAGTCATCCTGCCCGTGATGGCGGTGACCATTCTGCTGGGCGTCTTTGCGTCGAACCAGTTCGAGGGGCGAATCGCCAAGGCCGGGCTCGTCATCTTTCTGCTTTGCTACTGTGCTGCGAACCTCGTTTCAGCCGCCCGACGCCGCGAAGAGCCAAAGCCCGATCAGCAGCGTGGCGGGAATTTGTTGCTCGGATGCATCGGTGCCATCACGGGATTCATGGCCGGGTTTCTCGGGATCGGTGGCGGGATCGTCATGGTTCCGTTGCTCCAGATCTTCGCTCGCATCCCAATCAGGCAGGCCATCGCTTCGAGCACCGCCATTATGTGGGTGACGGCGATCATCGGATCGGCTTTCAAACTTTCCACACTCGCAGAACACCAGCAGCACTGGATTGACGCAGTCGTGCTGGCAGCACCCATGGGACTCGGCGCGGTCTTTGGCGCTCGAATCGGCGCGATTCTCACACACAAGCTCAAACTCCCGTTCCTCAAGGTCGCCATCTCGGTGCTGCTCGGTGCGGCTGCCATCCGTATGGCACTGCCCAGCTCGCGCCCGGCAGCCAAATTCGACACCGAAACACATGATGTTCTGCCAGATCGGCACGATGAACCCGCACTCCCAGTGCCGGAACCCTGA
- a CDS encoding 3D domain-containing protein yields the protein MAQETKNARRWRAHAGYALEPVAWAMLSLLVAGSAIVVKERGSVPPMVRLESSHDAARVNTGSPGREVHAGWVTEPEFESEPVAVDATQLKSRDVRPEHGEIRWFDGRPVRPARTVWMKVTAYSPDARSCGAFADGKTATLHSVWTNAMQLVAADPRVLPYGSMLTIPGYADGEIVPVLDCGGAIKGNRLDVLYSNHTRARKWGVQRLAVTVWEYADGLPAPNPRKTR from the coding sequence ATGGCACAAGAGACGAAGAACGCCCGCCGATGGCGCGCGCACGCTGGGTACGCCCTCGAGCCGGTCGCCTGGGCAATGCTGTCTTTGCTCGTGGCGGGTTCGGCGATCGTGGTGAAAGAGCGCGGGTCAGTCCCGCCGATGGTGCGGCTCGAATCGAGTCATGACGCGGCACGGGTGAACACGGGGTCACCTGGGCGCGAGGTGCATGCCGGATGGGTCACTGAGCCCGAGTTTGAGAGCGAGCCAGTGGCGGTTGACGCAACGCAGTTGAAGTCGCGCGACGTGCGGCCCGAGCACGGCGAGATCCGCTGGTTCGATGGACGCCCGGTTCGCCCGGCACGGACGGTCTGGATGAAGGTGACCGCCTATTCGCCGGATGCACGCTCATGCGGTGCGTTTGCCGATGGCAAGACCGCCACGCTGCACTCGGTGTGGACCAATGCGATGCAGCTTGTCGCAGCGGACCCGCGCGTGCTGCCGTACGGCTCGATGCTGACGATTCCCGGCTATGCCGATGGCGAGATTGTGCCTGTGCTCGACTGCGGCGGCGCGATCAAGGGCAACCGTCTGGACGTGCTGTATTCGAATCACACGCGAGCCAGAAAGTGGGGAGTGCAGCGTCTGGCCGTCACGGTGTGGGAATACGCCGACGGATTGCCCGCACCAAACCCGCGCAAGACGCGATAA
- a CDS encoding cupin domain-containing protein — protein MPTAKVYRWDDLPIDSPMAKVERRRVIGQQMMISQIFLHRGFRVPSHHHVNEQFTVVLSGVVRFGLGQEGSAEHHVVDVRAGEVLHLPSEVWHSAEAIEDAHLFDLFSPPSERTGIDER, from the coding sequence ATGCCAACCGCAAAGGTCTATCGCTGGGATGACTTGCCGATCGACTCGCCCATGGCCAAGGTCGAGCGGCGCCGCGTCATCGGGCAGCAGATGATGATCTCGCAGATCTTTCTGCATCGCGGGTTCAGAGTCCCTTCGCATCATCACGTCAACGAGCAGTTCACGGTTGTGCTCTCGGGTGTCGTGCGCTTTGGTTTGGGCCAGGAAGGTTCAGCCGAACACCATGTCGTCGATGTCCGGGCGGGCGAAGTGCTGCATCTGCCGTCGGAGGTGTGGCACTCGGCCGAGGCGATCGAAGATGCCCACCTGTTCGACCTCTTCAGCCCGCCGAGCGAGCGGACCGGGATCGACGAGCGCTGA
- a CDS encoding DUF1328 domain-containing protein has translation MLYYAVVFFIIAIIAAVFGFGGIAAGAAEIAKILFFLFLILFVISLIMGLVRGRPPKI, from the coding sequence ATGCTGTACTATGCAGTCGTATTCTTCATCATCGCGATCATCGCTGCGGTCTTTGGCTTTGGCGGCATCGCCGCCGGAGCGGCTGAAATTGCCAAGATCCTCTTCTTCCTGTTCCTGATTCTGTTCGTGATCTCGCTGATCATGGGCCTGGTGCGCGGGCGGCCGCCGAAGATTTGA
- the groL gene encoding chaperonin GroEL (60 kDa chaperone family; promotes refolding of misfolded polypeptides especially under stressful conditions; forms two stacked rings of heptamers to form a barrel-shaped 14mer; ends can be capped by GroES; misfolded proteins enter the barrel where they are refolded when GroES binds) → MAAKQIAFSNEAREKILRGVQKLAHAVKVTLGPSGRVVVLEKSFGAPTVTKDGVTVAKEITLDDPYENMGAQMVKEVASKASKEAGDGTTTATIYAEAIFAEGLKNITSGANPNQIKRGIDKAVTALIAELHNMSKPVASSKEIAQVGTCSANQDEAIGKIIATAMDKVGKDGVITVEEGKSLDTEVELVEGMQFDKGYLSPHFVTNTATMECVLEKPYILIHEKKLSSAKDLLPILGKIAESGDSLLIIAEDIDSEALATLVVNKLRGVLKVAAVKAPGFGDRRKAMLEDIATLTGGTAIMEELGIDLEKLTLADLGRAKKVTIDKDNTTVVEGAGKSADIKGRIDMLRHQIEASSSDYDREKLEERLAKLAGGVAQINVGAATEVEMKEKKARVEDALHACRAAVEEGILPGGGVAILRARKVLDALRKKCDGDERIGIDIVSRAVTAPVKQIAKNCGLDGSVIASKIEESSETNFGFNALTQEYGDLVKMGVIVPTKVERIALQNAASISGLLLTTDAAIVEIKEKKAPVGAGAGMDDMDY, encoded by the coding sequence ATGGCAGCCAAACAAATCGCTTTCAGTAACGAGGCCCGCGAGAAGATTCTTCGCGGCGTTCAGAAACTCGCACACGCCGTCAAGGTCACGCTCGGCCCCAGCGGCCGCGTCGTCGTCCTCGAAAAGTCATTCGGCGCACCGACCGTCACCAAGGACGGCGTGACCGTGGCCAAGGAGATCACGCTCGACGATCCGTACGAGAACATGGGCGCGCAGATGGTCAAGGAAGTCGCGTCAAAGGCTTCGAAGGAAGCGGGCGACGGCACCACGACCGCCACGATCTACGCCGAGGCGATTTTCGCTGAAGGGCTCAAGAACATCACCAGCGGCGCGAACCCCAACCAGATCAAGCGCGGCATCGACAAGGCCGTCACCGCCCTGATCGCCGAACTGCACAACATGTCCAAGCCCGTCGCATCGAGCAAGGAAATCGCACAGGTCGGCACATGCAGCGCCAACCAGGACGAAGCCATCGGCAAGATCATTGCCACCGCGATGGACAAGGTCGGCAAGGACGGCGTCATCACCGTCGAAGAAGGCAAGAGCCTCGACACCGAAGTCGAACTCGTCGAAGGCATGCAGTTCGACAAAGGTTACCTCAGCCCCCACTTCGTCACCAACACCGCGACGATGGAGTGCGTCCTCGAGAAGCCTTACATCCTCATCCACGAGAAGAAGCTCTCGAGTGCCAAGGACCTGCTGCCCATTCTCGGCAAGATCGCTGAAAGCGGCGACAGCCTGCTCATCATCGCCGAGGACATCGACTCCGAAGCCCTGGCCACACTCGTCGTGAACAAACTTCGCGGCGTGCTTAAGGTCGCAGCGGTCAAGGCGCCTGGCTTCGGCGACCGCCGCAAGGCCATGCTCGAAGACATCGCCACTCTCACCGGCGGCACCGCGATCATGGAAGAACTCGGCATCGACCTCGAAAAACTCACCCTCGCCGATCTCGGCCGGGCCAAGAAGGTCACGATCGACAAGGACAACACCACCGTCGTCGAAGGTGCGGGCAAGAGCGCTGATATCAAGGGCCGCATCGACATGCTCCGCCACCAGATCGAGGCCAGCAGCAGCGACTACGACCGCGAGAAACTCGAAGAGCGTCTGGCCAAACTCGCCGGCGGCGTGGCGCAGATCAACGTCGGGGCGGCGACCGAAGTCGAGATGAAGGAGAAGAAGGCTCGCGTCGAGGACGCCCTCCACGCCTGCCGCGCTGCGGTCGAAGAAGGCATCCTGCCCGGCGGCGGCGTCGCGATCCTTCGCGCCCGCAAGGTCCTCGACGCACTCCGCAAGAAGTGCGACGGCGACGAGCGCATCGGCATCGACATCGTCAGTCGGGCCGTCACCGCGCCGGTCAAGCAGATCGCCAAGAACTGCGGCCTCGACGGCTCGGTCATCGCCAGCAAGATCGAAGAAAGCAGCGAAACTAACTTCGGCTTCAACGCGCTGACGCAGGAATACGGCGACCTGGTCAAGATGGGCGTCATCGTCCCGACCAAGGTCGAACGCATCGCCCTGCAGAACGCAGCAAGCATCTCGGGCCTGCTGCTGACGACGGATGCGGCGATTGTGGAGATCAAGGAGAAGAAGGCGCCGGTGGGGGCTGGCGCTGGGATGGATGATATGGATTATTGA
- a CDS encoding co-chaperone GroES, protein MAVKTRKSVSVRPLHNKILVERDEAQDRTDSGIYLPESSKDRPKSGTIKAVGDGSLNTETGKRIPLTVKAGDRVIFSSYAGTEVKIDDSELLIMTEEDILAIID, encoded by the coding sequence ATGGCCGTCAAAACCAGGAAATCCGTCTCCGTCCGCCCCCTGCACAACAAGATCCTCGTCGAGCGCGACGAAGCCCAGGATCGCACCGACAGCGGCATCTACCTGCCCGAATCGAGCAAGGACCGCCCGAAGAGCGGCACCATCAAGGCCGTCGGCGATGGCTCGCTCAACACCGAGACGGGCAAGCGCATCCCGCTGACCGTCAAGGCCGGCGACCGCGTGATCTTCTCGTCCTACGCGGGCACCGAAGTCAAGATCGACGACAGCGAACTGCTCATCATGACCGAGGAAGACATCCTCGCGATCATCGACTAA
- the rmuC gene encoding DNA recombination protein RmuC, which translates to MPVEASWLCVGLFWTQYSDFGRDRSAEVRYTPSMTMLAWIFLIVAAGLAVVVAYLVSGRARLFAQHASDRASAESLERALAESRSELDRARATEEQARDRIVELSKECAMLRERLENAELLRQELERHEQRLRESFAALSNEALKSSLASSREEFLAHAKPYFDAARQEHANLVRPIGETLEKTRERLESIERARAESFAALGKHIEMVSGASEGLRNETERLTRALSRPEVRGQYGEIQLRRVAELAGMVSYCDFTEQTSSRDGEGNLLRPDMVVRLPNERVIAVDAKTNTYAYLEAVNARDEAEREKHLDRFAGHVQDQTKKLSDKRYWAQFDGAPEFVVMFVPGDHFIDAALARQPDLLETAAQRNVILASPSTLIGLLRAVAVGWREHRLAEEAQALLRLGAELHDRAATTFEHARKLGDSIRQSVDRYNSLVGSIDQRMLPTLRKFEDGGARSPKTLPELSGVEVQPRTLQAGE; encoded by the coding sequence ATGCCAGTTGAGGCTTCGTGGCTGTGCGTGGGTTTGTTCTGGACACAGTATTCGGACTTCGGTCGGGATCGCTCTGCGGAGGTGCGATACACTCCATCAATGACGATGTTGGCCTGGATTTTTCTGATCGTGGCAGCTGGCTTGGCTGTCGTTGTTGCGTACCTCGTGTCGGGCAGGGCCAGACTCTTCGCCCAGCACGCTAGCGACCGCGCGAGCGCCGAGTCACTCGAGCGCGCGTTGGCCGAATCACGCAGCGAGCTCGATCGCGCCCGCGCCACCGAAGAGCAGGCGCGCGACCGCATCGTCGAACTGAGCAAGGAGTGCGCGATGCTGCGCGAGAGGCTCGAAAACGCCGAACTCCTGCGGCAGGAACTCGAACGCCACGAGCAGAGGCTGCGCGAATCGTTCGCAGCATTGTCCAACGAGGCGCTCAAGTCTTCGCTGGCGTCGTCGCGCGAGGAGTTTCTCGCACACGCCAAGCCATACTTCGACGCAGCCAGGCAGGAGCACGCCAATCTCGTTAGGCCTATCGGGGAAACGCTGGAGAAGACGCGCGAGAGGCTTGAATCGATCGAGCGGGCGCGGGCTGAGAGCTTTGCCGCGCTGGGCAAGCACATCGAAATGGTTTCGGGTGCGAGCGAAGGGCTGCGGAACGAAACCGAGCGACTGACTCGCGCGCTGAGCAGGCCCGAAGTGCGCGGTCAGTATGGCGAGATTCAATTGCGGCGCGTCGCGGAACTTGCGGGGATGGTCAGCTATTGCGACTTCACGGAGCAGACGAGTTCGCGCGATGGCGAGGGCAACCTGCTTCGACCGGATATGGTCGTGCGCCTGCCCAACGAGCGCGTCATCGCGGTTGATGCCAAGACCAATACCTATGCATACCTCGAAGCGGTCAACGCCCGCGATGAGGCTGAGCGAGAGAAACATCTTGACCGATTCGCGGGGCATGTGCAGGATCAGACCAAAAAACTATCGGACAAGCGATACTGGGCACAGTTTGACGGCGCTCCGGAGTTTGTCGTCATGTTCGTGCCCGGAGACCACTTCATTGATGCAGCACTGGCCCGCCAGCCTGATCTGCTCGAAACCGCCGCCCAGCGAAATGTCATCCTGGCGAGTCCCTCGACATTGATTGGGTTGCTGCGGGCTGTGGCTGTGGGATGGCGCGAGCATCGGCTGGCGGAAGAAGCGCAAGCCTTGTTGCGCCTGGGTGCCGAACTGCACGATCGGGCCGCCACAACCTTTGAACACGCACGAAAACTCGGCGATTCCATCCGCCAAAGTGTTGATCGCTACAACAGCCTCGTGGGTTCGATCGACCAGCGGATGCTGCCGACGCTGCGCAAGTTTGAAGACGGCGGTGCTCGCAGCCCCAAGACACTGCCCGAATTATCCGGTGTCGAGGTCCAGCCGCGCACGCTCCAGGCAGGCGAATGA
- a CDS encoding EamA family transporter translates to MKAILLAIAAGLCWGVGEVATRSALHSKEIGPFAAVMFRSLVALPLIVIAFFIARDFSAVEAQPLRGISGATWSKIILGSGLVAGAAALIFFYAALSLGEISRIKPIAFALAPATGVVLGWLLLGEPMTARKVAGVVLILLGVVVLTK, encoded by the coding sequence ATGAAGGCCATTCTGCTCGCCATTGCAGCGGGGCTGTGCTGGGGCGTCGGGGAAGTTGCGACGCGCTCGGCCCTGCATTCCAAGGAAATCGGCCCCTTTGCAGCGGTCATGTTCCGTTCCCTCGTCGCCCTGCCGTTGATCGTCATCGCGTTCTTCATTGCGAGAGATTTCAGCGCGGTCGAGGCCCAGCCGCTGCGCGGCATCTCGGGTGCGACATGGAGCAAGATCATCCTTGGCTCGGGACTCGTCGCCGGGGCGGCTGCGTTGATCTTCTTTTACGCCGCGCTGTCACTCGGCGAGATCTCGCGGATCAAACCCATTGCGTTCGCGCTCGCGCCTGCGACGGGAGTCGTGCTCGGCTGGCTGCTGCTGGGTGAGCCGATGACAGCACGCAAGGTTGCGGGGGTGGTATTGATCCTGCTCGGAGTCGTCGTGCTGACCAAGTGA